From a region of the Lactuca sativa cultivar Salinas chromosome 4, Lsat_Salinas_v11, whole genome shotgun sequence genome:
- the LOC111919176 gene encoding CST complex subunit CTC1: protein MEEESSVKLISVSDLLHRLRPITGASSLLPSHSIRRPTLYKEKPQPSDPQNPNIHKILKPLNHPTVLVGTLNLTLSSSSCSNSSCLNFSDHSAAVCCDILDLDLRVIGQRIRITAWNFLPLKPQGGYLEIIRWSLDQSEENSISKFNAFHLNSAVPAYEESIVPRHLIYGLLESISPVSNVPCTAHKTGTRNVNGFLAEITICECALCSSRDKVMLLHDITREHSNSHKFSKSRILYFCESASISYPVISRLVGGIMLISGMKKKMVFLGEGKSLMMYVTTEKAILHLPVSKSKRAMNGRNIATREKGLCSAHTGSITGVYMQGMVIELDQQVFLLLTDHQLLMPHSLRVGATVTVRNFHLEDPKFSWTKVKVFGSCYKTSIHVNIFSPIESGCYQSLQSRSLLRKFIESLSFSARLWVLLVVSSLKKKFSGILSEMEILGSKHMEGLVQKYSSSCLPLSVFRFRHGVLTEYCQHELYGCGKEIDYTPPKLVVPISNLISQCEDIFIKKLYQSGKDSDMINQFSNLVCGGNSHDQPIRTILKSEDLNIVLLGSLKISEYSRRLQLVDATGSIDIVIPDLSSDWSIKDIYEINDFSVVIEGFPRQLQHLQSLNNDPFSCKNIFNHFQSSRRKQFTIYIYCYIRDTKSRNHILCPRMDKEEKYKELESGNFHLLYLMHKFPLQQKFAGDDVATNNLSVYVEAIAFPWNLVLYKRERDSESVNMLNGRVVNMHMQEDSFCKRAARKVLLEFKSDSFSKYELLRIGGYYLVKHDEKDVVCNSSKECSSFVNTKSHFWTSVSFCNDDEASFHNLNEIEICPDIYANVSVDFEVKLKQLKQDLILPTKSIKQVFNTCLIPLVSGVNLPKGDLLSFQGLVLGVHTHQLFHHRIFHGVSSSSICIHVLIDNNMVKVYSSLSQQSYPIGFGRGVKAKFYRVLLTSEGSVLKLTPASFIEINSITTEDDLNINNDSNDTSPHMDTTSSLANSLPATLISEMIHFSHHKQILRIHCKVVAIHVLVFEKKNELPHSNVKKFPLAGFLIDDGSSTCCCWSDNESMITSLLGLTLKHSRTSLMKILDEHDSIVVKNYGCFSDYSCVDVKVSGSSGSLKESDEQFLKSILLHACSINTWNVEGSMLDLKGVNELEERLRRLDLVMLPLQHIWVSHVSHLDTLSEGRSILQQLLNL, encoded by the exons ATGGAAGAAGAGAGTTCAGTGAAACTGATTTCGGTTTCCGACCTACTCCACCGTCTCCGCCCTATCACCGGCGCGTCGTCACTCTTGCCCAGCCATTCAATTCGTCGTCCCACTCTATACAAAGAGAAACCTCAGCCGTCTGATCCACAAAACCCTAACATACATAAAATCCTTAAACCTCTTAACCACCCGACAGTACTCGTCGGAACCCTAAACCTAACCTTATCTTCTTCATCCTGTTCTAATTCAAGTTGCCTCAATTTCTCCGACCATTCTGCCGCCGTTTGTTGCGACATTCTCGACCTTGATCTTCGGGTTATTGGCCAAAGAATCAGAATCACTGCCTGGAATTTCCTTCCTCTGAAACCTCAAGGCGGATATCTAGAAATTATCAGGTGGAGCCTCGATCAGTCTGAAGAAAATTCCATATCCAAATTTAATGCATTCCATCTGAACTCTGCAGTTCCTGCGTATGAAGAAAGTATAGTTCCTCGTCACTTAATCTACGGTTTACTGGAATCCATTAGCCCTGTCTCAAATGTTCCATGTACAGCTCATAAAACCGGTACCAGAAACGTTAACGGTTTTCTAGCCGAGATTACCATCTGTGAGTGCGCATTGTGTAGCTCCAGAGACAAGGTAATGTTATTGCATGATATAACTAGAGAACATAGTAACTCTCATAAGTTCTCTAAATCAAGGATTCTTTATTTTTGTGAATCTGCCTCGATCTCGTATCCTGTTATTTCAAGGTTGGTGGGAGGCATTATGCTTATCTCCGGCATGAAGAAGAAGATGGTTTTCCTTGGAGAAGGGAAGTCTTTGATGATGTATGTGACCACAGAGAAAGCTATCCTCCATCTTCCAGTCTCTAAGAGTAAAAGAGCCATGAATGGAAGAAATATTGCAACCAGAGAGAAGGGGCTATGCAGTGCCCATACAGGAAGTATTACTGGGGTCTACATGCAGGGAATGGTTATAGAATTGGATCAACAAGTGTTCTTGTTGCTCACAGATCATCAACTCTTGATGCCACATAGTTTAAGAGTTGGTGCAACT GTAACAGTGAGGAATTTTCATCTGGAGGATCCCAAATTTTCTTGGACAAAAGTAAAAGTGTTTGGATCATGCTATAAGACTAGCATCCATGTCAATATATTTTCTCCAATTGAAAGCGG ATGCTACCAATCTTTACAATCTCGTAGCCTTCTCAGGAAGTTCATTGAATCACTTTCATTTTCTGCTAGATTATG GGTTCTGCTTGTTGTCTCATCTTTGAAGAAAAAGTTTTCTGGGATTTTATCTGAGATGGAGATCTTAGGATCTAAACAT ATGGAAGGATTAGTTCAGAAATATTCCAGTTCATGTTTACCTTTATCAGTATTCCGATTTCGG CATGGAGTTCTCACAGAATATTGTCAGCATGAGTTATATGGATGTGGCAAAGAAATCGATTACACCCCTCCAAAATtg GTTGTGCCAATTTCCAatctcataagtcaatgtgaggacatattcataaaaaaattatatcaaAGTGGGAAAGATTCTGATATGATTAATCAATTTAGCAATCTAGTTTGTGGAGGGAACTCTCATGATCAACCAATTAGAACAATCTTGAAAAGTGAAGATTTGAACATTGTTTTGCTTGGATCTTTAAAG ATTTCTGAATATTCTAGAAGGTTGCAGTTAGTTGATGCAACAGGCAGTATTGACATAGTCATACCTGATCTTTCATCTGATTGGAGCATTAAAGACATATATGAg ATAAATGACTTCAGTGTTgtaattgaaggattcccaagaCAACTACAACATTTACAATCACTCAACAATGATCCATTTTCATGCAAAAACATCTTCAACCATTTTCAATCATCAAGGAGAAAACAATTTACAATTTATATTTATTGCTATATAAGAGACACAAAATCAAGAAATCATATTTTATGTCCTAGAATGGATAAGGAGGAGAAGTATAAAGAGCTAGAAAGTGGAAACTTTCACTTACTTTATTTAATGCACAAATTTCctctacaacaaaag TTTGCAGGTGATGATGTTGCTACAAATAATTTAAGTGTATATGTTGAGGCCATAGCTTTTCCATGGAATTTGGTTCTTTATAAAAGAGAAAGAGATTCAGAATCTGTTAACATGTTAAATGGCAGAGTTGTAAATATGCATATGCAGGAAGATTCTTTTTGTAAAAGAGCTGCAAGGAAGGTGCTTTTGGAGTTCAAATCTGATAGTTTCTCAAAGTATGAG TTATTGAGAATTGGTGGGTATTATTTGGTAAAGCATGATGAGAAAGATGTTGTATGCAACTCTTCAAAGGAGTGTAGTAGCTTTGTGAACACTAAATCACATTTTTGGACTAGTGTTTCTTTTTGTAATGATGATGAggcttcatttcataacttaaaTGAGATTGAGATATGTCCAGATATTTATGCGAATGTGTCAGTTGACTTTGAGGTCAAACTCAAACAACTCAAACAAGATCTTATTCTCCCAACTAAATCAATCAAACAAGTATTCAACACTTGTTTGATTCCTTTGGTATCTGGTGTGAATTTGCCCAAAGGGGATTTATTATCATTCCAAGGACTTGTGTTAGGTGTTCATACTCATCAACTTTTTCATCATCGTATCTTTCATGGAGTCTCAAGTAGTAGTATCTGTATTCATGTATTAATCGACAATAACATG GTGAAGGTTTATAGTAGCTTAAGTCAACAAAGTTATCCAATTGGATTTGGACGAGGTGTTAAAGCTAAGTTTTATCGTGTTCTTTTGACATC TGAAGGGAGTGTGCTTAAGTTGACACCTGCATCTTTCATTGAAATCAACTCCATCACCACTGAAGATGACCTAAATATCAATAATGACTCAAATGACACATCACCACATATGGACACCACTTCCTCATTAGCAAATTCTCTTCCTGCAACTTTAATTTCTGAAATGATTCACTTCTCACACCATAAACAAATCCTCCGAATCCATTGCAAAGTTGTAGCAATTCATGTATTGGTATTCGAAAAGAAGAACGAGCTCCCACACTCAAATGTGAAGAAATTCCCACTTGCTGGTTTCTTAATCG atGATGGATCATCAACATGTTGTTGCTGGAGTGATAATGAAAGCATGATTACTTCTCTTTTGGGATTGACATTAAAACATTCAAGAACAAGTTTAATGAAGATTTTAGATGAACATGATTCGATTGTAGTGAAGAACTACGGATGTTTCTCTGATTACTCTTGTGTGGATGTTAAAGTTTCGGGCAGTTCGGGCAGTCTTAAGGAGTCGGATGAGCAGTTTCTCAAGTCCATACTACTCCACGCTTGCTCCATCAACACTTGG AATGTTGAGGGGAGTATGCTGGATTTGAAAGGTGTGAATGAGTTGGAGGAAAGGTTAAGGAGATTGGACTTGGTGATGCTCCCACTCCaacatatatgggtttctcatgTTTCTCATTTGGATACTTTGAGTGAAGGAAGAAGCATTCTTCAACAACTCTTAAATCTTTGA
- the LOC111919177 gene encoding uncharacterized protein LOC111919177, which produces MGGDIPRKQPLFCLKWPWDVNSNANPNKPLGSCSSGPPWIFKSIQTVGSLASTLVESISKPQTRNQLQFSKLATKTKGLSGEEQGELEQRALACALANGKDATVIEFYSPKCSLCNSMVDFVGHVENKNADWLNIVMADAENDKWLPELLNYDIKYVPCFVLLDKHGRALAKTGVPNSRLHVVAGVSHLLKMNRPSER; this is translated from the exons ATGGGTGGTGATATTCCTCGGAAACAACCTCTATTTTGCTTAAAATGGCCATGGGATGTAAACTCAAACGCTAATCCAAACAAACCCCTCGGCTCATGCTCTTCGGGACCTCCATGGATTTTCAAATCGATCCAAACCGTCGGCTCCCTCGCTTCAACGCTCGTCGAatcgatctcaaaaccccaaacCAGAAACCAACTCCAGTTCTCGAAATTGGCGACGAAGACGAAGGGTTTGAGTGGAGAGGAACAAGGGGAGTTAGAACAGAGAGCATTGGCATGTGCTTTGGCCAATGGAAAAGACGCTACAGTGATCGAATTCTATTCTCCCAAATGTAGTCTTTGCAATTCAATGGTTGATTTTGTGGGGCATGTGGAGAATAAGAACGCTGATTGGCTTAACATTGTTATGGCGGATGCTGAGAATGATAAATGGTTGCCTGAG CTTCTCAACTATGACATAAAGTATGTTCCCTGTTTTGTATTGTTGGATAAACATGGCAGAGCTCTTGCCAAAACGGGTGTGCCCAACAGCCGGCTTCATGTTGTTGCAGGTGTTTCTCATCTTCTTAAAATGAATCGCCCATCTGAAAGATAA